One window of Silurus meridionalis isolate SWU-2019-XX chromosome 9, ASM1480568v1, whole genome shotgun sequence genomic DNA carries:
- the si:ch73-60h1.1 gene encoding calcium/calmodulin-dependent protein kinase type IV, translated as MPSSRLSTGSVDYWVDGSRRDVSMEEFYTMGPELGRGATSVVYRCEEKQTEKLYAAKVLKKTIDKKIVRTEIGVLLRLSHPNIIRLKEIFETETEISLILELVTGGELFDRIVERGYYSERDAAHVIKQILEAVAYLHENGVVHRDLKPENLLYADLSIDAPLKIADFGLSKIIDEQVTMKTVCGTPGYCAPEILRGNTYGPEVDMWSVGVILYILLCGFEPFFDPRGDQYMYSRILNCDYEFVSPWWDEVSLNAKDLVSKLIVLDPQKRLSVHQALGHPWVLGKAARFSHMDTTQRKLQEFNARRKLKAAMKAVVATSRMHEGSRRRTDSCEIPGSDKNSRQCSLAKDAPMDTQSESEPAKEDIDKTKKVNEASHDPNPPIHTPLSSKSSTLTTMGTMPTRPPLKAEVLRQTTVMAMAPVVRPRVAQKSCSVDPGVKHGPLPDLASPPSPKSMSNGFVETGNSTAECQ; from the exons ATGCCAAGCTCTCGCCTCAGCACCGGCTCAGTGGACTACTGGGTGGACGGCTCACGTCGAGATGTTTCCATGGAGGAGTTCTACACCATGGGCCCGGAACTGGGGAG AGGGGCTACATCCGTTGTGTATCGCTGTGAAGAGAAGCAAACAGAGAAGCTCTACGCAGCCAAGGTCCTGAAGAAGACT ATCGACAAGAAAATAGTGAGGACAGAAATCGGGGTTCTCCTGCGTCTTTCTCATCCAAACATT ATTCGCCTGAAAGAGATCTTCGAGACGGAAACGGAGATCTCTCTGATCCTAGAGCTCGTCACCGGCGGGGAACTTTTTGACAG GATTGTGGAGAGGGGCTACTACAGCGAGCGAGACGCTGCTCATGTAATCAAGCAGATCCTGGAGGCAGTGGCG tattTGCATGAAAATGGAGTCGTTCACAGGGACCTCAAACCTGAAAACCTGCTATATGCCGATCTATCAATAGATGCTCCTTTAAAGATAG CTGACTTTGGTCTCTCTAAGATAATAGACGAACAGGTGACGATGAAGACGGTGTGTGGGACGCCTGGGTACTGCG CTCCTGAAATTCTCAGAGGCAACACTTATGGCCCAGAGGTAGACATGTGGTCTGTGGGAGTGATCCTGTATATACT GCTGTGTGGGTTCGAACCGTTTTTCGATCCGAGAGGAGACCAGTACATGTACAGCCGCATCCTCAACTGTGATTATGAGTTTGTCTCTCCCTGGTGGGACGAAGTCTCTCTTAACGCAAAGGATCTG GTCAGTAAGCTTATAGTTCTGGACCCTCAGAAGCGTCTGAGTGTGCACCAGGCCCTGGGGCATCCATGGGTTCTCGGCAAAGCAGCACGCTTCTCCCACATGGACACCACGCAGAGGAAGCTGCAGGAATTCAACGCTCGCCGCAAACTAAAG GCTGCCATGAAAGCTGTAGTGGCAACCAGCCGCATGCACGAGGGCTCAAGGCGCCGCACTGACAGCTGTGAGATCCCCGGCTCTGACAAGAACTCGCGCCAATGCAGCTTGGCAAAAGATGCGCCCATGGACACCCAGAGTGAATCTGAACCTGCTAAAGAAGATATAGACAAGACTAAGAAGGTGAATGAGGCCTCACATGATCCAAACCCTCCCATTCACACCCCCTTGAGCTCCAAATCATCCACTCTGACCACCATGGGAACCATGCCCACCAGGCCACCGCTAAAGGCAGAGGTGCTGAGACAGACCACGGTCATGGCCATGGCTCCAGTGGTCCGTCCCAGAGTGGCGCAGAAAAGTTGCTCGGTGGATCCCGGTGTAAAGCACGGGCCCTTACCGGACCTCGCCAGCCCACCCAGCCCTAAAAGCATGAGCAATGGCTTTGTGGAGACGGGAAACAGCACAGCGGAGTGTCAATGA
- the LOC124391627 gene encoding H/ACA ribonucleoprotein complex subunit GAR1-like: protein MLEILKVLEEVLEILKVLEELLKILKVMEEILEILNVLEEMLEILKVLEEVLKILKVLDEVLEILKVLEEVLEILNVLEEMLEILKVLEEVLEILKVLEELLKILKVLEEVLEILNVLEEVLEILNVLEEMLEILKVLEEVLEILKVLEEVPEILKVLEELLKILKVLKKVPEILKVLEEVLENFECGSGGSGDFECARGDAGDFEGAGGGTGDFEGAGGGAGDFEGAGGGAGDFEGAVGGAEDALALCGV, encoded by the coding sequence ATGCTGGAGATTTTAAAGGTGCTGGAGGAGGTGCTGGAGATTTTGAAGGTGCTGGAGGAGCTGCTGAagattttgaaggtgatggaggaGATTCTGGAGATTTTGAATGTGCTAGAGGAGATGCTGGAGATTTTAAAGGTGCTGGAGGAGGTGCTGAAGATTTTGAAGGTGCTGGATGAAGTGCTAGAGATTTTGAAGGTGCTGGAGGAGGTTCTGGAGATTTTGAATGTGCTAGAGGAGATGCTGGAGATTTTAAAGGTGCTGGAGGAGGTGCTGGAGATTTTGAAGGTGCTGGAGGAGCTGCTGAAGATTTTGAAGGTGTTGGAGGAGGTTCTGGAGATTTTGAATGTGCTAGAGGAGGTTCTGGAGATTTTGAATGTGCTAGAGGAGATGCTGGAGATTTTAAAGGTGCTGGAGGAGGTGCTAGAGATTTTGAAGGTGCTGGAGGAGGTACCGGAGATTTTGAAGGTGCTGGAGGAGCTGCTGAAGATTTTGAAGGTGCTGAAGAAAGTACCGGAGATTTTGAAGGTGCTGGAGGAGGTTCTGGAAAATTTTGAATGTGGTAGTGGAGGTTCTGGAGATTTTGAATGTGCTAGAGGAGATGCTGGAGATTTTGAAGGTGCTGGAGGAGGTACCGGAGATTTTGAAGGTGCTGGAGGAGGTGCTGGAGATTTTGAAGGTGCTGGAGGAGGTGCTGGAGATTTTGAAGGTGCTGTAGGAGGTGCTGAAGATGCTCTGGCTCTTTGTGGAGTGTGA
- the elavl1b gene encoding ELAV-like protein 1b isoform X3 has product MAVRRGHIRYLKVCEVQSQGNDRELQQLGKGGSMKDAYDLPNGFESHLGDEPKDAKTNLIVNYLPQNMSQDELRSLFSSIGEVESAKLIRDKMGGHSLGYGFVNYINPSDAERAISTLNGLRLQSKTIKVSYARPSSDTIKDANLYISGLPKTMTQKDVEDLFTQYGRIINSRVLVDQASGLSRGVAFIRFDKRIEAEDAIKGLNGQKPTGASEPITVKFAANPNQAKNSQLLSQFYHTQSRRFGGPVHHQTQRFRFSPMSVDHMSSVSSMNVASSSTSGWCIFIYNLGQDCDEGLLWQMFGPFGAVTNVKVIRDFNTNKCRGFGFVTMTNYEEAAMAIASLNGYRLGDKVLQVSFKTSKSHE; this is encoded by the exons ATGGCTGTGAGACGAGGACACATCAGATACCTGAAG gtTTGTGAGGTGCAGAGTCAGGGGAATGACCGAGAGCTGCAGCAGCTCGGCAAGGGGGGGAGCATGAAG GATGCCTACGATCTTCCTAACGGTTTTGAGAGCCACTTGGGAGATGAACCCAAAGATGCTAAAACAAACCTGATAGTCAATTACCTGCCCCAGAACATGAGTCAGGATGAGCTGCGCAGTTTGTTCAGCAGCATCGGGGAGGTCGAGTCCGCCAAACTCATCCGTGACAAAATGGGAG gcCACAGTTTAGGGTACGGATTTGTTAACTATATTAACCCTAGTGATGCAGAAAGGGCAATCAGTACTCTCAATGGGCTGAGACTACAGTCTAAAACTATCAAG GTCTCTTATGCCAGGCCAAGCTCTGACACTATAAAAGATGCCAATCTTTACATTAGTGGCCTGCCCAAGACCATGACACAGAAGGATGTGGAGGACTTGTTTACCCAGTATGGACGCATCATTAACTCCAGGGTGTTGGTGGATCAGGCTTCAG GCCTGTCACGTGGCGTCGCTTTCATTCGCTTCGATAAGAGAATTGAAGCAGAAGATGCCATCAAGGGTCTGAATGGCCAGAAGCCCACTGGAGCATCCGAGCCCATCACAGTCAAGTTTGCAGCAAATCCCAACCAGGCGAAGAACTCCCAGCTGCTGTCGCAGTTCTATCACACGCAGTCCCGGCGATTTGGAGGCCCGGTTCATCATCAGACTCAGAGGTTCAG gtttTCACCAATGAGCGTAGACCACATGAGTAGTGTGTCTAGCATGAACGTGGCGTCGAGCTCAACCTCCGGCTGGtgcattttcatttacaatCTGGGCCAAGATTGTGATGAAGGCCTGCTGTGGCAGATGTTCGGCCCGTTCGGGGCGGTCACCAACGTAAAAGTAATCCGTGACTTCAACACCAACAAATGCAGAGGCTTCGGCTTCGTCACCATGACCAACTACGAAGAGGCAGCCATGGCCATCGCCAGCCTCAACGGGTATCGTCTAGGGGACAAAGTGCTGCAGGTTTCCTTCAAGACCAGTAAGTCTCACGAATAA
- the elavl1b gene encoding ELAV-like protein 1b isoform X1, producing MAVRRGHIRYLKVCEVQSQGNDRELQQLGKGGSMKDAYDLPNGFESHLGDEPKDAKTNLIVNYLPQNMSQDELRSLFSSIGEVESAKLIRDKMGGHSLGYGFVNYINPSDAERAISTLNGLRLQSKTIKVSYARPSSDTIKDANLYISGLPKTMTQKDVEDLFTQYGRIINSRVLVDQASGIAPVFERVLLIFFIFPLFTFGLMIIALPLGLSRGVAFIRFDKRIEAEDAIKGLNGQKPTGASEPITVKFAANPNQAKNSQLLSQFYHTQSRRFGGPVHHQTQRFRFSPMSVDHMSSVSSMNVASSSTSGWCIFIYNLGQDCDEGLLWQMFGPFGAVTNVKVIRDFNTNKCRGFGFVTMTNYEEAAMAIASLNGYRLGDKVLQVSFKTSKSHE from the exons ATGGCTGTGAGACGAGGACACATCAGATACCTGAAG gtTTGTGAGGTGCAGAGTCAGGGGAATGACCGAGAGCTGCAGCAGCTCGGCAAGGGGGGGAGCATGAAG GATGCCTACGATCTTCCTAACGGTTTTGAGAGCCACTTGGGAGATGAACCCAAAGATGCTAAAACAAACCTGATAGTCAATTACCTGCCCCAGAACATGAGTCAGGATGAGCTGCGCAGTTTGTTCAGCAGCATCGGGGAGGTCGAGTCCGCCAAACTCATCCGTGACAAAATGGGAG gcCACAGTTTAGGGTACGGATTTGTTAACTATATTAACCCTAGTGATGCAGAAAGGGCAATCAGTACTCTCAATGGGCTGAGACTACAGTCTAAAACTATCAAG GTCTCTTATGCCAGGCCAAGCTCTGACACTATAAAAGATGCCAATCTTTACATTAGTGGCCTGCCCAAGACCATGACACAGAAGGATGTGGAGGACTTGTTTACCCAGTATGGACGCATCATTAACTCCAGGGTGTTGGTGGATCAGGCTTCAGGTATCGCCCCTGTGTTTGAACGTGTGctgctaattttttttattttccccctaTTCACATTTGGGCTTATGATAATTGCTCTTCCTCTAGGCCTGTCACGTGGCGTCGCTTTCATTCGCTTCGATAAGAGAATTGAAGCAGAAGATGCCATCAAGGGTCTGAATGGCCAGAAGCCCACTGGAGCATCCGAGCCCATCACAGTCAAGTTTGCAGCAAATCCCAACCAGGCGAAGAACTCCCAGCTGCTGTCGCAGTTCTATCACACGCAGTCCCGGCGATTTGGAGGCCCGGTTCATCATCAGACTCAGAGGTTCAG gtttTCACCAATGAGCGTAGACCACATGAGTAGTGTGTCTAGCATGAACGTGGCGTCGAGCTCAACCTCCGGCTGGtgcattttcatttacaatCTGGGCCAAGATTGTGATGAAGGCCTGCTGTGGCAGATGTTCGGCCCGTTCGGGGCGGTCACCAACGTAAAAGTAATCCGTGACTTCAACACCAACAAATGCAGAGGCTTCGGCTTCGTCACCATGACCAACTACGAAGAGGCAGCCATGGCCATCGCCAGCCTCAACGGGTATCGTCTAGGGGACAAAGTGCTGCAGGTTTCCTTCAAGACCAGTAAGTCTCACGAATAA
- the elavl1b gene encoding ELAV-like protein 1b isoform X2, which produces MAVRRGHIRYLKVCEVQSQGNDRELQQLGKGGSMKDAYDLPNGFESHLGDEPKDAKTNLIVNYLPQNMSQDELRSLFSSIGEVESAKLIRDKMGGHSLGYGFVNYINPSDAERAISTLNGLRLQSKTIKVSYARPSSDTIKDANLYISGLPKTMTQKDVEDLFTQYGRIINSRVLVDQASGLSRGVAFIRFDKRIEAEDAIKGLNGQKPTGASEPITVKFAANPNQAKNSQLLSQFYHTQSRRFGGPVHHQTQRFRFSPMSVDHMSSVSSMNVASSSTSGWCIFIYNLGQDCDEGLLWQMFGPFGAVTNVKVIRDFNTNKCRGFGFVTMTNYEEAAMAIASLNGYRLGDKVLQVSFKTNNCKYSFSDPCNLPESI; this is translated from the exons ATGGCTGTGAGACGAGGACACATCAGATACCTGAAG gtTTGTGAGGTGCAGAGTCAGGGGAATGACCGAGAGCTGCAGCAGCTCGGCAAGGGGGGGAGCATGAAG GATGCCTACGATCTTCCTAACGGTTTTGAGAGCCACTTGGGAGATGAACCCAAAGATGCTAAAACAAACCTGATAGTCAATTACCTGCCCCAGAACATGAGTCAGGATGAGCTGCGCAGTTTGTTCAGCAGCATCGGGGAGGTCGAGTCCGCCAAACTCATCCGTGACAAAATGGGAG gcCACAGTTTAGGGTACGGATTTGTTAACTATATTAACCCTAGTGATGCAGAAAGGGCAATCAGTACTCTCAATGGGCTGAGACTACAGTCTAAAACTATCAAG GTCTCTTATGCCAGGCCAAGCTCTGACACTATAAAAGATGCCAATCTTTACATTAGTGGCCTGCCCAAGACCATGACACAGAAGGATGTGGAGGACTTGTTTACCCAGTATGGACGCATCATTAACTCCAGGGTGTTGGTGGATCAGGCTTCAG GCCTGTCACGTGGCGTCGCTTTCATTCGCTTCGATAAGAGAATTGAAGCAGAAGATGCCATCAAGGGTCTGAATGGCCAGAAGCCCACTGGAGCATCCGAGCCCATCACAGTCAAGTTTGCAGCAAATCCCAACCAGGCGAAGAACTCCCAGCTGCTGTCGCAGTTCTATCACACGCAGTCCCGGCGATTTGGAGGCCCGGTTCATCATCAGACTCAGAGGTTCAG gtttTCACCAATGAGCGTAGACCACATGAGTAGTGTGTCTAGCATGAACGTGGCGTCGAGCTCAACCTCCGGCTGGtgcattttcatttacaatCTGGGCCAAGATTGTGATGAAGGCCTGCTGTGGCAGATGTTCGGCCCGTTCGGGGCGGTCACCAACGTAAAAGTAATCCGTGACTTCAACACCAACAAATGCAGAGGCTTCGGCTTCGTCACCATGACCAACTACGAAGAGGCAGCCATGGCCATCGCCAGCCTCAACGGGTATCGTCTAGGGGACAAAGTGCTGCAGGTTTCCTTCAAGACCA ATAATTGTAAATATTCCTTCAGCGACCCCTGTAACCTTCCCGAGTCTATCTGA
- the slc1a8a gene encoding excitatory amino acid transporter 5 isoform X1: MEDFLIPEDAQSEHGFISPGGSGKTRLDWVKNLLHGAFTVYIRDYLKRNGLLTLSVIGVFTGCVLGYTLRGCELSTQAKIYLSFPGELLMRMLKMLILPLITSSLMSGLSSMESKACCRMGLLTVTYYLWTTFIAVMVGIMLVVIIKPGFATDMESTRLGGGPVMTSADALLDLVRNMIPSNLIEATFQQYKTDLIPVVKTQVSDKQHNFLYLMPDEDHRKGHTVLLDLTPPPEVHYKVYPGSSHQMNVLGIVIFSATMGLLLGKMGERGAPLVNVCQCINECVMKIINAAVWYFPFGIIFLVAAKILDMSDPSTLGKKLGWYAVTVLAGLFVHGFILLPLFYFLLTHKNPFKFIRGLLQAMVIALATSSSSATLPITMKCLLENCQVERPIARFVLPVGATINMDGTALYEAVAAIFIAQVNEYELDFGQMVTISITATAASIGAAGIPQAGLVTMVIVLTSVGLPPDDVTLIVAIDWILDRFRTMINVLGDSLAAGIIGHLCRKKSASDKRVKQTPAQCDAAQSEHGVLTLLSPPSGIRCWIVSERNHGQNLKNVHLAEVPLLAGKDCVYEVVGDTVTERPTIYYNICQV, encoded by the exons ATGGAGGACTTCCTCATCCCAGAGGACGCTCAATCCGAGCACGGCTTCATCTCTCCGGGCGGCTCAGGGAAAACCAGACTGGACTGGGTGAAGAACCTCCTGCATGGGGCCTTCACCGTATACATCAGGGACTATTTAAAGCGAAACGGACTGCTGACTCTGTCTGTGATCGGAGTGTTTACAGGGTGCGTCCTTGGATACACACTCAGGGGATGTGAACTCTCCACACAG GCAAAGATTTATCTCTCGTTCCCGGGTGAGCTCCTGATGAGGATGCTGAAAATGCTCATCCTGCCCCTGATCACCTCGAG TTTAATGTCAGGTCTGTCGTCCATGGAGTCCAAAGCCTGCTGTCGTATGGGTTTATTAACTGTGACCTATTACCTGTGGACCACCTTCATCGCCGTGATGGTCGGCATCATGCTTGTGGTGATCATCAAGCCAGGCTTCGCAACCGACATGGAGAGCACCAGGCTTGGAGGAGGTCCGGTGATGACCTCAGCTGACGCTCTGCTCGACCTGGTCAG aAACATGATCCCTTCAAATCTCATCGAAGCCACGTTTCAGCAG tacAAAACTGATCTTATTCCTGTTGTTAAAACGCAAGTCAGCGACAAGCAGCACAACTTCCTGTACCTGATGCCGGATGAGGATCATCGTAAAGGTCACACGGTTCTGCTGGATCTCACGCCACCTCCTGAGGTTCACTATAAGGTTTATCCTGGAAGTAGCCACCAAATGAATGTTCTGGGGATCGTCATCTTCTCAGCTACTATGG GGCTGCTGCTGGGGAAAATGGGTGAGCGAGGTGCACCTTTGGTCAACGTCTGCCAGTGCATCAACGAGTGTGTTATGAAGATCATCAATGCAGCAGTGTG GTATTTCCCCTTTGGAATCATCTTTCTGGTGGCTGCGAAGATCCTGGACATGAGCGACCCGTCCACTCTGGGGAAGAAGCTGGGCTGGTACGCAGTGACCGTTCTGGCTGGACTCTTTGTCCATGGCTTCATTCTTCTTCCACTCTTTTATTTCCTCCTAACACACAAAAACCCATTCAAGTTCATCAGAGGCCTCCTGCAGGCTATGGTCATCGCCCTGGCCACTTCCTCAAG ttcTGCCACGCTGCCCATCACCATGAAGTGTTTGCTGGAGAACTGTCAGGTGGAAAGACCGATCGCACGCTTCGTCCTGCCCGTAGGAGCAACCATCAACATGGACGGCACCGCTCTGTATGAAGCCGTGGCAGCCATCTTCATCGCTCAGGTCAACGAGTACGAGCTCGATTTTGGACAGATGGTGACAATAAG CATCACGGCCACTGCTGCCAGCATCGGTGCTGCGGGCATCCCCCAGGCTGGCCTCGTTACCATGGTGATAGTGCTGACGTCAGTAGGACTGCCACCAGACGACGTCACGCTGATCGTCGCCATCGACTGGATTCT GGATCGGTTTAGAACAATGATTAACGTACTCGGAGACTCGCTGGCTGCTGGAATCATCGGACATCTGTGTCGGAAAAAATCTGCTTCTGATAAAAGGGTAAAACAAACGCCAGCGCAATGTGACGCAGCACAATCCGAACACGGGGTTTTAACGTTGCTTTCCCCCCCCTCAGGGATCAGGTGCTGGATCGTGTCAGAAAGAAATCACGGCCAAAACCTGAAGAACGTTCATCTGGCCGAGGTGCCGCTGCTCGCAGGGAAAGACTGCGTGTATGAGGTGGTTGGAGACACGGTGACCGAGCGACCCACCATCTACTACAACATCTGCCAGGTCTGA
- the slc1a8a gene encoding excitatory amino acid transporter 5 isoform X2, translating into MEDFLIPEDAQSEHGFISPGGSGKTRLDWVKNLLHGAFTVYIRDYLKRNGLLTLSVIGVFTGCVLGYTLRGCELSTQAKIYLSFPGELLMRMLKMLILPLITSSLMSGLSSMESKACCRMGLLTVTYYLWTTFIAVMVGIMLVVIIKPGFATDMESTRLGGGPVMTSADALLDLVRNMIPSNLIEATFQQVSESTTWSKQSSPKSSVSDKQHNFLYLMPDEDHRKGHTVLLDLTPPPEVHYKVYPGSSHQMNVLGIVIFSATMGLLLGKMGERGAPLVNVCQCINECVMKIINAAVWYFPFGIIFLVAAKILDMSDPSTLGKKLGWYAVTVLAGLFVHGFILLPLFYFLLTHKNPFKFIRGLLQAMVIALATSSSSATLPITMKCLLENCQVERPIARFVLPVGATINMDGTALYEAVAAIFIAQVNEYELDFGQMVTISITATAASIGAAGIPQAGLVTMVIVLTSVGLPPDDVTLIVAIDWILDRFRTMINVLGDSLAAGIIGHLCRKKSASDKRGSGAGSCQKEITAKT; encoded by the exons ATGGAGGACTTCCTCATCCCAGAGGACGCTCAATCCGAGCACGGCTTCATCTCTCCGGGCGGCTCAGGGAAAACCAGACTGGACTGGGTGAAGAACCTCCTGCATGGGGCCTTCACCGTATACATCAGGGACTATTTAAAGCGAAACGGACTGCTGACTCTGTCTGTGATCGGAGTGTTTACAGGGTGCGTCCTTGGATACACACTCAGGGGATGTGAACTCTCCACACAG GCAAAGATTTATCTCTCGTTCCCGGGTGAGCTCCTGATGAGGATGCTGAAAATGCTCATCCTGCCCCTGATCACCTCGAG TTTAATGTCAGGTCTGTCGTCCATGGAGTCCAAAGCCTGCTGTCGTATGGGTTTATTAACTGTGACCTATTACCTGTGGACCACCTTCATCGCCGTGATGGTCGGCATCATGCTTGTGGTGATCATCAAGCCAGGCTTCGCAACCGACATGGAGAGCACCAGGCTTGGAGGAGGTCCGGTGATGACCTCAGCTGACGCTCTGCTCGACCTGGTCAG aAACATGATCCCTTCAAATCTCATCGAAGCCACGTTTCAGCAGGTGAGCGAATCCACAACTTGGTCCAAACAATCTTCTCCAAAGTCAAGTG TCAGCGACAAGCAGCACAACTTCCTGTACCTGATGCCGGATGAGGATCATCGTAAAGGTCACACGGTTCTGCTGGATCTCACGCCACCTCCTGAGGTTCACTATAAGGTTTATCCTGGAAGTAGCCACCAAATGAATGTTCTGGGGATCGTCATCTTCTCAGCTACTATGG GGCTGCTGCTGGGGAAAATGGGTGAGCGAGGTGCACCTTTGGTCAACGTCTGCCAGTGCATCAACGAGTGTGTTATGAAGATCATCAATGCAGCAGTGTG GTATTTCCCCTTTGGAATCATCTTTCTGGTGGCTGCGAAGATCCTGGACATGAGCGACCCGTCCACTCTGGGGAAGAAGCTGGGCTGGTACGCAGTGACCGTTCTGGCTGGACTCTTTGTCCATGGCTTCATTCTTCTTCCACTCTTTTATTTCCTCCTAACACACAAAAACCCATTCAAGTTCATCAGAGGCCTCCTGCAGGCTATGGTCATCGCCCTGGCCACTTCCTCAAG ttcTGCCACGCTGCCCATCACCATGAAGTGTTTGCTGGAGAACTGTCAGGTGGAAAGACCGATCGCACGCTTCGTCCTGCCCGTAGGAGCAACCATCAACATGGACGGCACCGCTCTGTATGAAGCCGTGGCAGCCATCTTCATCGCTCAGGTCAACGAGTACGAGCTCGATTTTGGACAGATGGTGACAATAAG CATCACGGCCACTGCTGCCAGCATCGGTGCTGCGGGCATCCCCCAGGCTGGCCTCGTTACCATGGTGATAGTGCTGACGTCAGTAGGACTGCCACCAGACGACGTCACGCTGATCGTCGCCATCGACTGGATTCT GGATCGGTTTAGAACAATGATTAACGTACTCGGAGACTCGCTGGCTGCTGGAATCATCGGACATCTGTGTCGGAAAAAATCTGCTTCTGATAAAAGG GGATCAGGTGCTGGATCGTGTCAGAAAGAAATCACGGCCAAAACCTGA